The Setaria italica strain Yugu1 chromosome IX, Setaria_italica_v2.0, whole genome shotgun sequence genome has a window encoding:
- the LOC101768119 gene encoding tuliposide A-converting enzyme 2, chloroplastic, producing MDPSSEVILDYPIFRIYKDHHVDRLVGTETVPAGADAATGVVSKDVVIDDDSGIYVRLYLPDMAGTQANEDGPKLRVLVFLHGGGFITESAASPMYHNYVNSLAAAARVLVVSVNYRLAPEHRFPTGYEDSLRALKWALSGGDPWLSRHGDLGRVFLAGDSAGGNIIHNVAMMAAAAGDGGGVAARIEGAVLLHAAFAGKEPVAGESVETAEMMDTLWGVICREAAEDGLDDPRINPLAAAAPSLRGLPFERLLVVEADGDFFRGRGRAYYEAVVASGWGGEVEWFETMGKEHVFFLLDPGCPEAVALMARLVAFFAGN from the coding sequence AtggatccgagctccgaggtcATACTCGATTACCCGATTTTCCGTATCTACAAGGATCACCACGTCGACCGCCTAGTCGGCACAGAAACCGTGCctgccggcgccgacgccgccaccggcgtcgtCTCGAAAGATGTTGTCATCGACGACGACTCCGGCATCTACGTCCGGCTCTACCTCCCGGACATGGCTGGAACCCAGGCCAACGAGGACGGCCCGAAGCTCCGCGTGCTCGTcttcctccacggcggcggcttcatcACCGAGTCGGCGGCCTCGCCGATGTACCACAACTACGTCAACTccctggccgcggcggcgcgcgtgctCGTCGTCTCCGTGAACTACCGCCTCGCGCCCGAGCACCGGTTCCCGACCGGCTACGAGGACTCCCTCCGCGCGCTCAAGTGGGCGCTCTCCGGCGGCGACCCCTGGCTGTCCCGGCACGGTGACCTCGGGCGCGTTTTCCTGGCCGGGGACAGCGCCGGCGGGAACATCATCCACAACGTCGCGAtgatggctgcggcggcgggagacggcggcggcgtggcggcgcggaTCGAGGGCGCGGTCCTGCTCCACGCCGCGTTCGCCGGCAAGGAGCCCGTTGCCGGGGAGTCCGTCGAGACGGCGGAGATGATGGACACCCTGTGGGGCGTCATCTGCCGGGAGGCGGCCGAGGACGGGTTGGACGACCCGAGGATAAACccgctggccgcggcggcgccgagcctGCGGGGCCTGCCGTTCGAGAGACTGCTCGTAGTCGAGGCGGACGGGGACTTCTTCAGGGGCAGGGGGAGGGCGTACTACGAAGCCGTCGTGGCGAGCGGGTGGGGCGGGGAGGTGGAGTGGTTCGAGACAATGGGCAAGGAGCACGTGTTCTTCCTCCTCGATCCCGGCTGCCCCGAGGCCGTGGCGCTCATGGCCCGGCTCGTCGCATTCTTCGCTGGGAATTGA